One stretch of Lagenorhynchus albirostris chromosome 13, mLagAlb1.1, whole genome shotgun sequence DNA includes these proteins:
- the ELMOD3 gene encoding ELMO domain-containing protein 3 isoform X2 yields the protein MNENSCSFHNEKELREGQVEGVSAGYPPPCDKDNSALLAFRGIPISELKNHGILRALTAEANNGWEPAGGTGLIPGWGAKILHAVRYGRKQNKQTNNNNNKNIHCAPVTCQALRTLPSCGAQCSGQDSLQHGVMNTEVLRAQEEWEAVDSIQPETGSRASSDQPGQLISFIEALQHFQTVDLSSFKKRIQPTIRRTGLAALRHCLFGPPKLHQGLREERDLVLTIAQCGLDSQDPMHGRVLQTIYKKLTGSKFDCALHGDHWEDLGFQGTNPATDLRGAGFLALLHLLYLVMDSKTLLMAQEIFRLSRHHIQQFPFCLMSVNITRITIQALREGCLSRLGGVGQEEPQTAAQDPGDLLGWSVKGTGLPVGGAEVCWATSPSLQGSHFHRSV from the exons ATGAATGAAAACTCTTGCTCTTTCCATAATGAGAAAGAATTAAGAGAGGGACAG GTTGAAGGTGTGTCTGCTGGGTACCCTCCACCATGTGACAAGGACAACAGTGCTCTTCTGGCTTTCAGGGGAATTCCT ATCTCAGAGTTGAAGAACCACGGCATCCTCCGGGCCCTGACGGCAGAAGCGAATAATGGGTGGGAGCCGGCTG ggggcacgggtttgatccctggttggggagctaagatcctgcatgctgtgaggTACGGccggaaacaaaacaaacaaacaaacaacaacaacaacaaaaacattcaTTGTGCACCTGTCACGTGTCAGGCGCTCAGAACCCTACCTTCCTGTGGCGCCCAGTGCAGTGGGCAAGACAGTTTGCAACATGGTG TTATGAATACAGAGGTGCTCCGAGCCCAAGAAGAATGGGAAGCTGTGGACAGTATCCAGCCAGAGACAG GGAGCCGGGCCAGCTCAGACCAGCCTGGGCAGCTAATCTCTTTCATTGAGGCCCTGCAGCATTTCCAGACCGTGGACCTCTCTTCCTTCAAG aaaaGAATCCAGCCCACGATCCGCAGGACCGGGCTTGCTGCCCTCCGGCACTGCCTCTTCGGGCCTCCCAAGCTCCACCAGGGCCTCCGTGAAGAAAGGGACTTGGTCCTGACCATCGCTCAGT GTGGCCTGGATAGCCAAGACCCAATGCATGGCCGAGTCCTCCAGACCATCTATAAGAAGCTGACCGGCTCCAAGTTTGACTGTGCCCTCCACGGAGACCACTGGGAAGATCTGGGCTTTCAGG gaACAAATCCAGCCACAGACTTGAGAGGAGCAGGCTTCCTTGCCCTCCTGCATCTCCTGTACCTGGTGATGGACTCAAAGACCTTGCTGATGGCCCAGGAGATCTTCCGCCTGTCTCGTCACCATATCCAG CAATTCCCCTTCTGTTTGATGTCCGTGAACATCACCCGCATCACCATCCAGGCCTTAAGGGAGGGATGTCTCTCCAG ACTTGGAGGTGTTGGCCAAGAAGAGCCCCAGACGGCTGCTCAAGACCCTGGAGATCTACTTGGCTGGAGTGTCAAAGGGACAGGCCTCCCTGTTGGGGGCGCGGAAGTGTGCTGGGCCACAAGCCCCTCCCTCCAAGGATCTCACTTTCACAGGAGTGTGTGA
- the ELMOD3 gene encoding ELMO domain-containing protein 3 isoform X3, with the protein MNENSCSFHNEKELREGQVEGVSAGYPPPCDKDNSALLAFRGIPISELKNHGILRALTAEANNGWEPAVMNTEVLRAQEEWEAVDSIQPETGSRASSDQPGQLISFIEALQHFQTVDLSSFKKRIQPTIRRTGLAALRHCLFGPPKLHQGLREERDLVLTIAQCGLDSQDPMHGRVLQTIYKKLTGSKFDCALHGDHWEDLGFQGTNPATDLRGAGFLALLHLLYLVMDSKTLLMAQEIFRLSRHHIQQFPFCLMSVNITRITIQALREGCLSRECNRQQKVVPVVNSFYAATFLRLAHVWRTQHKTISDSGFVLRDLEVLAKKSPRRLLKTLEIYLAGVSKGQASLLGARKCAGPQAPPSKDLTFTGVCDLPPHSSEGTWLI; encoded by the exons ATGAATGAAAACTCTTGCTCTTTCCATAATGAGAAAGAATTAAGAGAGGGACAG GTTGAAGGTGTGTCTGCTGGGTACCCTCCACCATGTGACAAGGACAACAGTGCTCTTCTGGCTTTCAGGGGAATTCCT ATCTCAGAGTTGAAGAACCACGGCATCCTCCGGGCCCTGACGGCAGAAGCGAATAATGGGTGGGAGCCGGCTG TTATGAATACAGAGGTGCTCCGAGCCCAAGAAGAATGGGAAGCTGTGGACAGTATCCAGCCAGAGACAG GGAGCCGGGCCAGCTCAGACCAGCCTGGGCAGCTAATCTCTTTCATTGAGGCCCTGCAGCATTTCCAGACCGTGGACCTCTCTTCCTTCAAG aaaaGAATCCAGCCCACGATCCGCAGGACCGGGCTTGCTGCCCTCCGGCACTGCCTCTTCGGGCCTCCCAAGCTCCACCAGGGCCTCCGTGAAGAAAGGGACTTGGTCCTGACCATCGCTCAGT GTGGCCTGGATAGCCAAGACCCAATGCATGGCCGAGTCCTCCAGACCATCTATAAGAAGCTGACCGGCTCCAAGTTTGACTGTGCCCTCCACGGAGACCACTGGGAAGATCTGGGCTTTCAGG gaACAAATCCAGCCACAGACTTGAGAGGAGCAGGCTTCCTTGCCCTCCTGCATCTCCTGTACCTGGTGATGGACTCAAAGACCTTGCTGATGGCCCAGGAGATCTTCCGCCTGTCTCGTCACCATATCCAG CAATTCCCCTTCTGTTTGATGTCCGTGAACATCACCCGCATCACCATCCAGGCCTTAAGGGAGGGATGTCTCTCCAG GGAGTGTAACCGGCAGCAGAAGGTGGTCCCGGTGGTGAACAGCTTCTACGCCGCCACTTTCCTCCGCCTCGCGCACGTCTGGAGGACGCAGCACAAGACCATCTCTGACTCGGGTTTTGTCCTCAGAG ACTTGGAGGTGTTGGCCAAGAAGAGCCCCAGACGGCTGCTCAAGACCCTGGAGATCTACTTGGCTGGAGTGTCAAAGGGACAGGCCTCCCTGTTGGGGGCGCGGAAGTGTGCTGGGCCACAAGCCCCTCCCTCCAAGGATCTCACTTTCACAGGAGTGTGTGACCTGCCACCACACTCCTCTGAAGGCACATGGCTGATCTGA
- the ELMOD3 gene encoding ELMO domain-containing protein 3 isoform X4, translating to MNENSCSFHNEKELREGQVEGVSAGYPPPCDKDNSALLAFRGIPISELKNHGILRALTAEANNGWEPAGGTGLIPGWGAKILHAVRYGRKQNKQTNNNNNKNIHCAPVTCQALRTLPSCGAQCSGQDSLQHGVMNTEVLRAQEEWEAVDSIQPETGSRASSDQPGQLISFIEALQHFQTVDLSSFKKRIQPTIRRTGLAALRHCLFGPPKLHQGLREERDLVLTIAQCGLDSQDPMHGRVLQTIYKKLTGSKFDCALHGDHWEDLGFQGTNPATDLRGAGFLALLHLLYLVMDSKTLLMAQEIFRLSRHHIQGVMWSTGSTRGGPGEGQGELMRGWRTSTGVCAPASE from the exons ATGAATGAAAACTCTTGCTCTTTCCATAATGAGAAAGAATTAAGAGAGGGACAG GTTGAAGGTGTGTCTGCTGGGTACCCTCCACCATGTGACAAGGACAACAGTGCTCTTCTGGCTTTCAGGGGAATTCCT ATCTCAGAGTTGAAGAACCACGGCATCCTCCGGGCCCTGACGGCAGAAGCGAATAATGGGTGGGAGCCGGCTG ggggcacgggtttgatccctggttggggagctaagatcctgcatgctgtgaggTACGGccggaaacaaaacaaacaaacaaacaacaacaacaacaaaaacattcaTTGTGCACCTGTCACGTGTCAGGCGCTCAGAACCCTACCTTCCTGTGGCGCCCAGTGCAGTGGGCAAGACAGTTTGCAACATGGTG TTATGAATACAGAGGTGCTCCGAGCCCAAGAAGAATGGGAAGCTGTGGACAGTATCCAGCCAGAGACAG GGAGCCGGGCCAGCTCAGACCAGCCTGGGCAGCTAATCTCTTTCATTGAGGCCCTGCAGCATTTCCAGACCGTGGACCTCTCTTCCTTCAAG aaaaGAATCCAGCCCACGATCCGCAGGACCGGGCTTGCTGCCCTCCGGCACTGCCTCTTCGGGCCTCCCAAGCTCCACCAGGGCCTCCGTGAAGAAAGGGACTTGGTCCTGACCATCGCTCAGT GTGGCCTGGATAGCCAAGACCCAATGCATGGCCGAGTCCTCCAGACCATCTATAAGAAGCTGACCGGCTCCAAGTTTGACTGTGCCCTCCACGGAGACCACTGGGAAGATCTGGGCTTTCAGG gaACAAATCCAGCCACAGACTTGAGAGGAGCAGGCTTCCTTGCCCTCCTGCATCTCCTGTACCTGGTGATGGACTCAAAGACCTTGCTGATGGCCCAGGAGATCTTCCGCCTGTCTCGTCACCATATCCAG GGGGTGATGTGGTCCACAGGCAGCACACGGGGCGGGCCTGGTGAAGGCCAAGGAGAGCTGATGCGAGGCTGGAGAACTAGCACAGGGGTTTGTGCACCAGCTTCGGAGTGA
- the CAPG gene encoding macrophage-capping protein isoform X3: MYSPIPQSGSPFPASVQDPGLHVWRVEKLKPVPVAPENQGIFFSGDSYLVLHNGPEELSHLHLWIGQQSSRDEQGACAVLAVHLNTLLGERPVQHREVQGNESDLFMSYFPRGLKYQEGGVESAFHKTSPGATPAAIRKLYQVKGKKNIRATERALSWDSFNTGDCFILDLGQNIFTWCGAKSNILERNKARDLALAIRDSERQGKAQVEIVTDGEEPVDMIQVSDATGQMSLTKVADSSPFALEMLIPDDCFVLDNGLCSKIYIWKGRKANEKERQAALQVAEDFIARMRYAPNTQVEILPQGRESPIFKQFFKDWK; encoded by the exons ATGTACTCACCCATCCCCCAGAG TGGCTCTCCGTTCCCAGCCTCGGTGCAGGATCCCGGCCTGCACGTATGGCGGGTGGAGAAGCTGAAGCCGGTTCCCGTGGCCCCTGAGAACCAGGGCATCTTCTTCTCGGGAGACTCCTACCTAGTGCTGCACAATGGCCCGGAAGAGCTCTCCCACCTGCACCTGTGGATAG GCCAGCAGTCGTCCCGGGATGAGCAAGGGGCCTGCGCCGTGCTGGCCGTGCACCTCAACACCCTGCTTGGGGAGCGGCCTGTGCAGCACCGAGAGGTACAGGGCAATGAGTCCGACCTCTTCATGAGCTACTTCCCACGTGGCCTTAAGTACCAG GAAGGCGGCGTGGAGTCAGCATTTCACAAGACGTCGCCAGGGGCCACCCCAGCTGCCATCAGGAAACTCTACCAGGTGAAGGGCAAGAAGAACATCCGTGCCACTGAGCGGGCACTGAGCTGGGACAGCTTCAACACAGGGGACTGCTTCATCCTGGACCTGGGCCAG AACATCTTCACCTGGTGTGGTGCAAAGTCCAACATCCTGGAGCGTAACAAGGCACGGGACCTGGCGCTGGCCATTCGGGACAGCGAGCGGCAGGGCAAGGCCCAGGTGGAGATCGTCACCGATGGAGAGGAGCCTGTCGACATGATCCAG GTCTCTGATGCCACTGGACAGATGAGCCTGACCAAGGTGGCCGACTCCAGCCCCTTTGCCCTCGAGATGCTGATACCCGACGACTGCTTTGTGCTGGACAACGGGCTCTGCAGCAAGATCTACATCTGGAAGG GGCGCAAAGCTAACGAGAAGGAACGGCAGGCGGCCCTGCAAGTGGCTGAGGACTTCATCGCCCGCATGCGGTATGCCCCGAACACTCAG GTGGAGATCCTGCCTCAGGGCCGCGAGAGTCCCATCTTCAAGCAGTTCTTCAAGGACTGGAAATGA
- the CAPG gene encoding macrophage-capping protein isoform X2, which produces MYSPIPQSGSPFPASVQDPGLHVWRVEKLKPVPVAPENQGIFFSGDSYLVLHNGPEELSHLHLWIGQQSSRDEQGACAVLAVHLNTLLGERPVQHREEGGVESAFHKTSPGATPAAIRKLYQVKGKKNIRATERALSWDSFNTGDCFILDLGQNIFTWCGAKSNILERNKARDLALAIRDSERQGKAQVEIVTDGEEPVDMIQVLGPKPALKEGNPEEDLTADQTNAQAAALYKVSDATGQMSLTKVADSSPFALEMLIPDDCFVLDNGLCSKIYIWKGRKANEKERQAALQVAEDFIARMRYAPNTQVEILPQGRESPIFKQFFKDWK; this is translated from the exons ATGTACTCACCCATCCCCCAGAG TGGCTCTCCGTTCCCAGCCTCGGTGCAGGATCCCGGCCTGCACGTATGGCGGGTGGAGAAGCTGAAGCCGGTTCCCGTGGCCCCTGAGAACCAGGGCATCTTCTTCTCGGGAGACTCCTACCTAGTGCTGCACAATGGCCCGGAAGAGCTCTCCCACCTGCACCTGTGGATAG GCCAGCAGTCGTCCCGGGATGAGCAAGGGGCCTGCGCCGTGCTGGCCGTGCACCTCAACACCCTGCTTGGGGAGCGGCCTGTGCAGCACCGAGAG GAAGGCGGCGTGGAGTCAGCATTTCACAAGACGTCGCCAGGGGCCACCCCAGCTGCCATCAGGAAACTCTACCAGGTGAAGGGCAAGAAGAACATCCGTGCCACTGAGCGGGCACTGAGCTGGGACAGCTTCAACACAGGGGACTGCTTCATCCTGGACCTGGGCCAG AACATCTTCACCTGGTGTGGTGCAAAGTCCAACATCCTGGAGCGTAACAAGGCACGGGACCTGGCGCTGGCCATTCGGGACAGCGAGCGGCAGGGCAAGGCCCAGGTGGAGATCGTCACCGATGGAGAGGAGCCTGTCGACATGATCCAG GTCCTGGGCCCCAAGCCCGCTCTGAAGGAGGGCAACCCTGAGGAAGACCTCACAGCTGACCAGACAAACGCCCAGGCTGCGGCTCTGTATAAG GTCTCTGATGCCACTGGACAGATGAGCCTGACCAAGGTGGCCGACTCCAGCCCCTTTGCCCTCGAGATGCTGATACCCGACGACTGCTTTGTGCTGGACAACGGGCTCTGCAGCAAGATCTACATCTGGAAGG GGCGCAAAGCTAACGAGAAGGAACGGCAGGCGGCCCTGCAAGTGGCTGAGGACTTCATCGCCCGCATGCGGTATGCCCCGAACACTCAG GTGGAGATCCTGCCTCAGGGCCGCGAGAGTCCCATCTTCAAGCAGTTCTTCAAGGACTGGAAATGA
- the ELMOD3 gene encoding ELMO domain-containing protein 3 isoform X1 has product MNENSCSFHNEKELREGQVEGVSAGYPPPCDKDNSALLAFRGIPISELKNHGILRALTAEANNGWEPAGGTGLIPGWGAKILHAVRYGRKQNKQTNNNNNKNIHCAPVTCQALRTLPSCGAQCSGQDSLQHGVMNTEVLRAQEEWEAVDSIQPETGSRASSDQPGQLISFIEALQHFQTVDLSSFKKRIQPTIRRTGLAALRHCLFGPPKLHQGLREERDLVLTIAQCGLDSQDPMHGRVLQTIYKKLTGSKFDCALHGDHWEDLGFQGTNPATDLRGAGFLALLHLLYLVMDSKTLLMAQEIFRLSRHHIQQFPFCLMSVNITRITIQALREGCLSRECNRQQKVVPVVNSFYAATFLRLAHVWRTQHKTISDSGFVLRDLEVLAKKSPRRLLKTLEIYLAGVSKGQASLLGARKCAGPQAPPSKDLTFTGVCDLPPHSSEGTWLI; this is encoded by the exons ATGAATGAAAACTCTTGCTCTTTCCATAATGAGAAAGAATTAAGAGAGGGACAG GTTGAAGGTGTGTCTGCTGGGTACCCTCCACCATGTGACAAGGACAACAGTGCTCTTCTGGCTTTCAGGGGAATTCCT ATCTCAGAGTTGAAGAACCACGGCATCCTCCGGGCCCTGACGGCAGAAGCGAATAATGGGTGGGAGCCGGCTG ggggcacgggtttgatccctggttggggagctaagatcctgcatgctgtgaggTACGGccggaaacaaaacaaacaaacaaacaacaacaacaacaaaaacattcaTTGTGCACCTGTCACGTGTCAGGCGCTCAGAACCCTACCTTCCTGTGGCGCCCAGTGCAGTGGGCAAGACAGTTTGCAACATGGTG TTATGAATACAGAGGTGCTCCGAGCCCAAGAAGAATGGGAAGCTGTGGACAGTATCCAGCCAGAGACAG GGAGCCGGGCCAGCTCAGACCAGCCTGGGCAGCTAATCTCTTTCATTGAGGCCCTGCAGCATTTCCAGACCGTGGACCTCTCTTCCTTCAAG aaaaGAATCCAGCCCACGATCCGCAGGACCGGGCTTGCTGCCCTCCGGCACTGCCTCTTCGGGCCTCCCAAGCTCCACCAGGGCCTCCGTGAAGAAAGGGACTTGGTCCTGACCATCGCTCAGT GTGGCCTGGATAGCCAAGACCCAATGCATGGCCGAGTCCTCCAGACCATCTATAAGAAGCTGACCGGCTCCAAGTTTGACTGTGCCCTCCACGGAGACCACTGGGAAGATCTGGGCTTTCAGG gaACAAATCCAGCCACAGACTTGAGAGGAGCAGGCTTCCTTGCCCTCCTGCATCTCCTGTACCTGGTGATGGACTCAAAGACCTTGCTGATGGCCCAGGAGATCTTCCGCCTGTCTCGTCACCATATCCAG CAATTCCCCTTCTGTTTGATGTCCGTGAACATCACCCGCATCACCATCCAGGCCTTAAGGGAGGGATGTCTCTCCAG GGAGTGTAACCGGCAGCAGAAGGTGGTCCCGGTGGTGAACAGCTTCTACGCCGCCACTTTCCTCCGCCTCGCGCACGTCTGGAGGACGCAGCACAAGACCATCTCTGACTCGGGTTTTGTCCTCAGAG ACTTGGAGGTGTTGGCCAAGAAGAGCCCCAGACGGCTGCTCAAGACCCTGGAGATCTACTTGGCTGGAGTGTCAAAGGGACAGGCCTCCCTGTTGGGGGCGCGGAAGTGTGCTGGGCCACAAGCCCCTCCCTCCAAGGATCTCACTTTCACAGGAGTGTGTGACCTGCCACCACACTCCTCTGAAGGCACATGGCTGATCTGA
- the CAPG gene encoding macrophage-capping protein isoform X1: protein MYSPIPQSGSPFPASVQDPGLHVWRVEKLKPVPVAPENQGIFFSGDSYLVLHNGPEELSHLHLWIGQQSSRDEQGACAVLAVHLNTLLGERPVQHREVQGNESDLFMSYFPRGLKYQEGGVESAFHKTSPGATPAAIRKLYQVKGKKNIRATERALSWDSFNTGDCFILDLGQNIFTWCGAKSNILERNKARDLALAIRDSERQGKAQVEIVTDGEEPVDMIQVLGPKPALKEGNPEEDLTADQTNAQAAALYKVSDATGQMSLTKVADSSPFALEMLIPDDCFVLDNGLCSKIYIWKGRKANEKERQAALQVAEDFIARMRYAPNTQVEILPQGRESPIFKQFFKDWK, encoded by the exons ATGTACTCACCCATCCCCCAGAG TGGCTCTCCGTTCCCAGCCTCGGTGCAGGATCCCGGCCTGCACGTATGGCGGGTGGAGAAGCTGAAGCCGGTTCCCGTGGCCCCTGAGAACCAGGGCATCTTCTTCTCGGGAGACTCCTACCTAGTGCTGCACAATGGCCCGGAAGAGCTCTCCCACCTGCACCTGTGGATAG GCCAGCAGTCGTCCCGGGATGAGCAAGGGGCCTGCGCCGTGCTGGCCGTGCACCTCAACACCCTGCTTGGGGAGCGGCCTGTGCAGCACCGAGAGGTACAGGGCAATGAGTCCGACCTCTTCATGAGCTACTTCCCACGTGGCCTTAAGTACCAG GAAGGCGGCGTGGAGTCAGCATTTCACAAGACGTCGCCAGGGGCCACCCCAGCTGCCATCAGGAAACTCTACCAGGTGAAGGGCAAGAAGAACATCCGTGCCACTGAGCGGGCACTGAGCTGGGACAGCTTCAACACAGGGGACTGCTTCATCCTGGACCTGGGCCAG AACATCTTCACCTGGTGTGGTGCAAAGTCCAACATCCTGGAGCGTAACAAGGCACGGGACCTGGCGCTGGCCATTCGGGACAGCGAGCGGCAGGGCAAGGCCCAGGTGGAGATCGTCACCGATGGAGAGGAGCCTGTCGACATGATCCAG GTCCTGGGCCCCAAGCCCGCTCTGAAGGAGGGCAACCCTGAGGAAGACCTCACAGCTGACCAGACAAACGCCCAGGCTGCGGCTCTGTATAAG GTCTCTGATGCCACTGGACAGATGAGCCTGACCAAGGTGGCCGACTCCAGCCCCTTTGCCCTCGAGATGCTGATACCCGACGACTGCTTTGTGCTGGACAACGGGCTCTGCAGCAAGATCTACATCTGGAAGG GGCGCAAAGCTAACGAGAAGGAACGGCAGGCGGCCCTGCAAGTGGCTGAGGACTTCATCGCCCGCATGCGGTATGCCCCGAACACTCAG GTGGAGATCCTGCCTCAGGGCCGCGAGAGTCCCATCTTCAAGCAGTTCTTCAAGGACTGGAAATGA
- the ELMOD3 gene encoding ELMO domain-containing protein 3 isoform X5 yields MNTEVLRAQEEWEAVDSIQPETGSRASSDQPGQLISFIEALQHFQTVDLSSFKKRIQPTIRRTGLAALRHCLFGPPKLHQGLREERDLVLTIAQCGLDSQDPMHGRVLQTIYKKLTGSKFDCALHGDHWEDLGFQGTNPATDLRGAGFLALLHLLYLVMDSKTLLMAQEIFRLSRHHIQQFPFCLMSVNITRITIQALREGCLSRECNRQQKVVPVVNSFYAATFLRLAHVWRTQHKTISDSGFVLRDLEVLAKKSPRRLLKTLEIYLAGVSKGQASLLGARKCAGPQAPPSKDLTFTGVCDLPPHSSEGTWLI; encoded by the exons ATGAATACAGAGGTGCTCCGAGCCCAAGAAGAATGGGAAGCTGTGGACAGTATCCAGCCAGAGACAG GGAGCCGGGCCAGCTCAGACCAGCCTGGGCAGCTAATCTCTTTCATTGAGGCCCTGCAGCATTTCCAGACCGTGGACCTCTCTTCCTTCAAG aaaaGAATCCAGCCCACGATCCGCAGGACCGGGCTTGCTGCCCTCCGGCACTGCCTCTTCGGGCCTCCCAAGCTCCACCAGGGCCTCCGTGAAGAAAGGGACTTGGTCCTGACCATCGCTCAGT GTGGCCTGGATAGCCAAGACCCAATGCATGGCCGAGTCCTCCAGACCATCTATAAGAAGCTGACCGGCTCCAAGTTTGACTGTGCCCTCCACGGAGACCACTGGGAAGATCTGGGCTTTCAGG gaACAAATCCAGCCACAGACTTGAGAGGAGCAGGCTTCCTTGCCCTCCTGCATCTCCTGTACCTGGTGATGGACTCAAAGACCTTGCTGATGGCCCAGGAGATCTTCCGCCTGTCTCGTCACCATATCCAG CAATTCCCCTTCTGTTTGATGTCCGTGAACATCACCCGCATCACCATCCAGGCCTTAAGGGAGGGATGTCTCTCCAG GGAGTGTAACCGGCAGCAGAAGGTGGTCCCGGTGGTGAACAGCTTCTACGCCGCCACTTTCCTCCGCCTCGCGCACGTCTGGAGGACGCAGCACAAGACCATCTCTGACTCGGGTTTTGTCCTCAGAG ACTTGGAGGTGTTGGCCAAGAAGAGCCCCAGACGGCTGCTCAAGACCCTGGAGATCTACTTGGCTGGAGTGTCAAAGGGACAGGCCTCCCTGTTGGGGGCGCGGAAGTGTGCTGGGCCACAAGCCCCTCCCTCCAAGGATCTCACTTTCACAGGAGTGTGTGACCTGCCACCACACTCCTCTGAAGGCACATGGCTGATCTGA